From one Pieris brassicae chromosome 5, ilPieBrab1.1, whole genome shotgun sequence genomic stretch:
- the LOC123709570 gene encoding zinc finger protein 25-like isoform X1: MANIKTRVNTTKTASTKINGKGKVGRPKKSIINIQNVTGKDALKRQLRRKDIEVLPEITRNSDNKDKKVGNTTNLKKLLSKSGHIRHKNKIDIKIFDKILKTELQIEDNNRSLRSEVRKTRFNNNNDIETLNAQKESTSEKTGCVDNDKIEKDIAVDTSADKLKKIAKTINYKNTAIFTNGQLFICDYCNKEFNTRASIRRHLFLHDKVTSYSCPQCKKYFRNHLYLAAHTKRQHPNWEKHFMCNICDRPYLLKSNLKLHLASHSRNEKMFKCIYCKEKFADQYLLIDHEKQHLVDGKYLCIICETAFDCRNRLTFHYRSHLKVKDFVCQHCGKEFLRMNSVRRHVQVCHSGHRLQCKICKKYLKGHLSEHMRTHDKNRPHECPDCGQRFTQSTQLTVHRRSHTGVRPYTCRICQRPFSHSNALMLHIRRHTGEKPFSCAMCPISFSQLPHMKAHMCKIHGKEDPYRCQNCKQFFKLKVGLEEHLKSCIKTKKGLETVEKEDLNGESPAQLSRMRFLLALLLTMIATKEKLKILGFNKRLIDDLLVESLEAMRYKPCKDKNLTSFNRLKINIEMLLEGTVPSKQMEKLKKDNKTTEQILELLTDEKKRN; this comes from the exons ATGGCTAATATAAAGACTAGAGTTAATACTACTAAAACTGCATCTACAAAAATTAATGGGAAGGGAAAGGTTGGCAGACCAAAAAagtcaataattaatattcaaaatgtgACAGGGAAAGATGCCTTGAAACGACAACTAAGAAGAAAAGATATTGAAGTTCTACCTGAAATAACACGAAATTCTGATAACAAAGACAAGAAAGTGGGTAatacaacaaatttaaaaaaattactgtcTAAAAGTGGCCATATTcgacacaaaaataaaattgacataaaaatatttgacaaaattttaaaaactgaatTACAAATTGAAGACAACAATCGTTCATTAAGAAGCGAGGTAAGGAAAACACGATTTAACAACAACAATGACATTGAGACATTGAATGCCCAAAAAGAGAGCACATCAGAAAAAACTGGATGTGTGgataatgataaaattgaaaaGGACATTGCAGTTGATACTTCAgcagataaattaaaaaaaatagctaagactattaattataaaaatactgcaATTTTTACAAACGGACAGCTGTTTATATgtgattattgtaataaagaGTTCAATACTAGAGCATCAATAAGACGACATCTCTTTCTTCATGATAAAGTAACATCATATTCATGTCCGcagtgtaaaaaatattttagaaaccATCTTTATTTAGCAGCACATACAAAGAGGCAACATCCAAATTGGGAGAAACACTTTATGTGTAACATTTGTGATAGACCATATTTgcttaaatcaaatttaaaactacacTTGGCTAGTCATAGTCgtaatgaaaaaatgtttaagtgcatatattgtaaagaaaaatttgcagaccaatatttattaattgatcaTGAAAAGCAGCATTTAGTTGATGGaaagtatttatgtattatctgTGAAACAGCTTTTGATTGTAGAAACAGATTAACCTTTCATTATAGGTCTCATTTGAAAGTTAAAGATTTTGTATGCCAGCATTGTGGAAAGGAATTCTTGAGGATGAATTCAGTGAGACGTCATGTTCAAGTTTGTCATTCAGGTCACAGACttcaatgtaaaatatgtaaaaaatatttaaaaggtcATTTATCTGAACATATGCGTACCCATGATAAAAATCGTCCCCATGAGTGCCCTGATTGTGGACAGCGTTTCACACAATCCACACAGCTGACAGTGCATCGTAGGTCACACACTGGTGTTCGACCTTATACATGTAGGATCTGTCAACGCCCTTTTTCACACTCCAATGCATTGATGCTCCATATACGTCGACACACAGGTGAAAAACCTTTCAGTTGTGCAATGTGTCCTATATCCTTCTCACAATTGCCACACATGAAGGCTCACATGTGCAAGATCCATGGAAAAGAAGATCCATATAGATGTCAGAATTGTAAGCAGTTCTTTAAGCTCAAGGTTGGATTAGAAGAACATTTAAAGTCTTGTATTAAAACCAAAAAAGGCTTAGAAACAGTTGAGAAAGAAGATCTAAATGGGGAGTCTCCTGCTCAGCTGTCTCGTATGAGGTTTCTTCTTGCCTTGCTACTCACTATGATTGCCACCAAAGAGAAACTAAAGATTTTAG GTTTCAACAAGCGATTAATTGATGACCTACTTGTGGAATCTTTGGAAGCTATGCGCTACAAGCCTTGCAAGGATAAAAACTTGACTTCATTTAATCGCCTTAAgataaatatagaaatgttACTGGAAGGGACTGTGCCATCAAAACAAATGGAGAAATTAAAGAAAGACAACAAAACCACGGAACAAATTCTGGAATTATTAACGGATGAGAAAAAGCGCAATTAA
- the LOC123709570 gene encoding zinc finger protein OZF-like isoform X2, which translates to MANIKTRVNTTKTASTKINGKGKVGRPKKSIINIQNVTGKDALKRQLRRKDIEVLPEITRNSDNKDKKVGNTTNLKKLLSKSGHIRHKNKIDIKIFDKILKTELQIEDNNRSLRSEVRKTRFNNNNDIETLNAQKESTSEKTGCVDNDKIEKDIAVDTSADKLKKIAKTINYKNTAIFTNGQLFICDYCNKEFNTRASIRRHLFLHDKVTSYSCPQCKKYFRNHLYLAAHTKRQHPNWEKHFMCNICDRPYLLKSNLKLHLASHSRNEKMFKCIYCKEKFADQYLLIDHEKQHLVDGKYLCIICETAFDCRNRLTFHYRSHLKVKDFVCQHCGKEFLRMNSVRRHVQVCHSGHRLQCKICKKYLKGHLSEHMRTHDKNRPHECPDCGQRFTQSTQLTVHRRSHTGVRPYTCRICQRPFSHSNALMLHIRRHTGEKPFSCAMCPISFSQLPHMKAHMCKIHGKEDPYRCQNCKQFFKLKVGLEEHLKSCIKTKKGLETVEKEDLNGESPAQLSRMRFLLALLLTMIATKEKLKILGIVLQRGWRRNAR; encoded by the exons ATGGCTAATATAAAGACTAGAGTTAATACTACTAAAACTGCATCTACAAAAATTAATGGGAAGGGAAAGGTTGGCAGACCAAAAAagtcaataattaatattcaaaatgtgACAGGGAAAGATGCCTTGAAACGACAACTAAGAAGAAAAGATATTGAAGTTCTACCTGAAATAACACGAAATTCTGATAACAAAGACAAGAAAGTGGGTAatacaacaaatttaaaaaaattactgtcTAAAAGTGGCCATATTcgacacaaaaataaaattgacataaaaatatttgacaaaattttaaaaactgaatTACAAATTGAAGACAACAATCGTTCATTAAGAAGCGAGGTAAGGAAAACACGATTTAACAACAACAATGACATTGAGACATTGAATGCCCAAAAAGAGAGCACATCAGAAAAAACTGGATGTGTGgataatgataaaattgaaaaGGACATTGCAGTTGATACTTCAgcagataaattaaaaaaaatagctaagactattaattataaaaatactgcaATTTTTACAAACGGACAGCTGTTTATATgtgattattgtaataaagaGTTCAATACTAGAGCATCAATAAGACGACATCTCTTTCTTCATGATAAAGTAACATCATATTCATGTCCGcagtgtaaaaaatattttagaaaccATCTTTATTTAGCAGCACATACAAAGAGGCAACATCCAAATTGGGAGAAACACTTTATGTGTAACATTTGTGATAGACCATATTTgcttaaatcaaatttaaaactacacTTGGCTAGTCATAGTCgtaatgaaaaaatgtttaagtgcatatattgtaaagaaaaatttgcagaccaatatttattaattgatcaTGAAAAGCAGCATTTAGTTGATGGaaagtatttatgtattatctgTGAAACAGCTTTTGATTGTAGAAACAGATTAACCTTTCATTATAGGTCTCATTTGAAAGTTAAAGATTTTGTATGCCAGCATTGTGGAAAGGAATTCTTGAGGATGAATTCAGTGAGACGTCATGTTCAAGTTTGTCATTCAGGTCACAGACttcaatgtaaaatatgtaaaaaatatttaaaaggtcATTTATCTGAACATATGCGTACCCATGATAAAAATCGTCCCCATGAGTGCCCTGATTGTGGACAGCGTTTCACACAATCCACACAGCTGACAGTGCATCGTAGGTCACACACTGGTGTTCGACCTTATACATGTAGGATCTGTCAACGCCCTTTTTCACACTCCAATGCATTGATGCTCCATATACGTCGACACACAGGTGAAAAACCTTTCAGTTGTGCAATGTGTCCTATATCCTTCTCACAATTGCCACACATGAAGGCTCACATGTGCAAGATCCATGGAAAAGAAGATCCATATAGATGTCAGAATTGTAAGCAGTTCTTTAAGCTCAAGGTTGGATTAGAAGAACATTTAAAGTCTTGTATTAAAACCAAAAAAGGCTTAGAAACAGTTGAGAAAGAAGATCTAAATGGGGAGTCTCCTGCTCAGCTGTCTCGTATGAGGTTTCTTCTTGCCTTGCTACTCACTATGATTGCCACCAAAGAGAAACTAAAGATTTTAG GGATTGTTTTACAACGAGGATGGAGAAGAAACGCCAGATGA
- the LOC123709779 gene encoding putative sodium-coupled neutral amino acid transporter 10, with amino-acid sequence MGTTGQSVTLANSIIGVGILAMPFCFQQCGALLATLILISMGLVSRLCCYFLLKAAIITRRRNYEFLAFHVFGPSGKMAVEVGIIGFLMGTCIAYFVVVGDLGPQIISKMFNINQSDMLRTSIMVIVSLVCVLPLGLLRNVDSLSNVSAATIAFYFCLVIKVIFEAGSQMFAPDWQNRIEMWRPSGLLQCVPIFSMALFCQTQLFEIFESLPSLSLEKMNVVTKNAINICASVYFTLGLFGYIAFSENQISGNVLMSLSPTMASDVIKLGFVMSVACSFPLIIFPCRASLYSFLYRKVHPSHHDHIINHSIPESTFRCITVAIIAVSLFISLLLPNVELVLGLVGSTIGVLVCVVFPAACFINVTFKNTNERVLAKFTVVLGLIILVLGTYANLQAAENTRDKYDEKFITQEKIDKIVEDFFEKMEKTEGIPKPHAIEPKKDKNNNDVKDSVALPPNPVPPESQSNEKPKSVIEDKKDIIPDDKEKELNIKTSDEQLQNGKAIDKEKQNGQANPNIVKVKNVGEEVKDIEEKAKEVKSHQEKVDMDKHKQLMETIKQHGQEQKELIKEQKEILDKLRKTKNELEKNKKENDDEETKKIAVESIQKIANMAIQSLTGVSDKPLEVKGEKKPEQEIDDVNILKKTAENLDAIKNRELKEKSVNVIEEIVEKEVQKPNEDNYRENSEPMKVRAEEAKTDLRNKEKANDIPPLPQKQEMNENIKSKHSHSPDEPQSYKQGEDQLPIKLKNSVGSVPLAIALSGSSKINKNYQPKLVEQNGAKNIDNVDTISVQRQKREVVDCTEKTTLKPEDREICENLINKEVEQSEILPKVDLNNVLSNLRPVHIRSLKSYVEDKQNQ; translated from the exons aTGGGAACTACAGGCCAGTCTGTAACATTAGCTAATAGTATTATTGGAGTAGGCATATTGGCCATGCCTTTTTGTTTTCAACAA TGTGGTGCACTCTTAgcaactttaattttaatatctatggGTTTAGTATCAAGACTCTGCTGTTATTTCCTTTTAAAAGCTGCAATCATCACAAGGAGAAGAAATTATGAGTTTCTTG CATTTCATGTGTTTGGTCCATCGGGAAAGATGGCTGTTGAAGTTGGTATTATTGGGTTCCTAATGGGAACATGTATTGCATATTTTGTGGTGGTTGGTGACCTTGGCCCACAGATTAtatcaaaaatgtttaatattaaccaAAGTGATATGTTAAG aACATCAATTATGGTAATAGTATCTCTAGTATGTGTGCTTCCACTTGGTCTTCTAAGAAATGTCGACAGTTTGAGTAATGTCAGTGCAGCAACTATTGCATTCTATTTCTGTTTGGTTATAAAG GTTATATTTGAAGCTGGTTCTCAAATGTTTGCACCAGACTGGCAAAATCGTATTGAAATGTGGAGACCATCAGGATTGTTGCAATGTGTGCCTATCTTTTCCATGGCATTGTTTTGTCAGAC gcagttgtttgaaatatttgaatcGTTGCCATCGCTGTCGCTTGAGAAAATGAATGTTGTGACAAAAAATGCTATCAATATATGCGCATCTGTTTATTTCACACTCGGACTGTTTGGATATATTGCGTTTAGCGAAAATCAAATATCAG GCAACGTCCTAATGAGTTTAAGTCCTACAATGGCGAGTGACGTCATTAAACTAGGCTTCGTGATGTCAGTTGCCTGCAGTTTTCCACTAATAATATTCCCCTGTCGGGCCAGTCTTTACTCTTTTTTGTATCGGAAA GTCCATCCCTCACACCATGATCACATAATAAACCACTCAATACCAGAAAGCACGTTCCGGTGTATAACAGTCGCGATAATCGCTGTTTCCCTCTTCATCAGCCTCTTGTTACCGAACGTTGAGTTAGTTCTGGGGTTGGTGGGGTCTACTATTGGAGTGTTGGTGTGTGTGGTGTTCCCGGCCGCTTGCTTTATTAATGTCACGTTTAAGAATACCAACGAACGGGTGTTGGCTAag TTTACAGTTGTACTGGGATTAATAATACTTGTACTCGGCACATATGCAAACTTACAAGCAGCAGAAAACACGAGAGACAAGTATGACGAGAAGTTCATAACACAAGAAAAAATCGATAAAATTGTTGAAGATTTCTTTGAAAAAATGGAGAAGACAGAAG gaATACCTAAACCCCATGCAATTGAACCCAAAAAAGATAAGAACAACAACGATGTAAAAGATTCAGTAGCCTTACCACCAAATCCTGTACCACCTGAGTCACAGTCAAATGAGAAACCTAAATCTGTAATTGAAGATAAAAAAGACATTATTCCTGATGACAAAGAAAAAGAACTGAATATAAAAACATCGGATGAGCaattacaaaatggaaaagcTATagacaaagaaaaacaaaatggtCAAGCAAATCCTAACATAGTCAAAGTAAAAAACGTAGGTGAAGAAGTTAAAGACATTGAAGAGAAGGCCAAAGAAGTAAAATCACACCAAGAAAAAGTCGACATGgataaacataaacaattaatgGAAACAATCAAACAACACGGGCAGGAACAAAAAGAGTTGATAAAAgaacaaaaagaaatattagaTAAACTAAGAAAGACCAAAAACGAATTGGAAAAgaataaaaaggaaaatgaTGACGaggaaactaaaaaaattgccGTGGAGAGCATTCAGAAGATCGCTAATATGGCGATACAAAGTTTAACTGGAGTTTCGGATAAACCGCTTGAAGTTAAAGGCGAAAAGAAACCCGAACAAGAAATAGATGATGTAAACATTTTGAAGAAAACTGCAGAAAATTTAGACGCAATCAAAAACAGAGAACTTAAAGAAAAATCTGTTAATGTTATAGAAGAAATCGTAGAAAAAGAAGTTCAGAAACCAAACGAAGATAATTATCGTGAAAATTCCGAGCCAATGAAAGTACGCGCCGAAGAAGCAAAGAcagatttaagaaataaagaaaaggCTAACGATATTCCTCCGCTACCTCAGAAACAAGAGATGaatgaaaatatcaaatcaaaacACTCGCATTCCCCGGATGAGCCACAATCGTACAAACAAGGCGAAGATCAACTgccaattaaattaaaaaatagcgTTGGAAGTGTTCCTCTAGCAATAGCTTTAAGCGGAAGctctaaaataaacaagaattACCAACCGAAGTTAGTCGAACAAAATGGtgctaaaaatatagataacgTTGATACAATATCTGTACAAAGACAGAAGCGAGAAGTCGTCGATTGTACGGAAAAGACAACTTTGAAACCTGAAGACAGGGAGATttgtgaaaatttaataaacaaggAGGTAGAACAAAGTGAAATTTTGCCAAAAGtggatttaaataatgttcttTCCAATTTGCGACCGGTACACATAAGATCTCTAAAAAGTTACGTTGAAGATAAACAAAACCAATAA